Genomic window (Polaribacter batillariae):
TACAGAACTTTGGAATTTCAAATCAAATCTAAATTTAAGTAAATTAGCAATTAGAGATTTTTCCAAAATTTCAGACTTATCGCTATTGGAAAAAGCAACTCAAATCAAAAGTCTATCATTAGATGGTGGAATGGATAAAAAACTTAAAGTAGATACTTTAAAACCACTTTCTAAACTTCCTCAACTGGAATTTTTAAGATTAACAAACATTCAGGTTTCTGATGAATCTCTTGAACCTATCTCAAATTTGGGGAATTTGAAAATCCTTGAACTTTCAAATCAGTTTCCTACAATAGAATATGCGAAACTTGCTGCGAAGTTAGTGAATACAAAATGTGCAATGTTTAATGCATATCAAAAAGTTGAATTCAAAAAAGATGGAATTTTAATTTATGATACAATGATTACTGGTAAAAGAAAACCATTTCTATTATCTACAAAAGACCAATCTCGAATAGAGAAATACAAAAAAGAATTTGAAAAATTAAAAATAACTACGCACAACAATGGCTATAAGTAATTGCTTGTTCTCGCCTACTTCTGAAAATCCTCGCGGATTTTCAGCTTGGTGCGTACTTGCAAGGTTTAGTGCTAACCCACGCAACTACTCATAGCTAAACCGTTGTGTGTAATTTAAAAAAATGAGAATTAGAACCATCCACATATTAATTCTGACAATTCTAGTTGTTTCCTGCGGAGAAGGATATGAAAAAACAAATGATAATAAATGGACTTGGGTTTTGCACAGTGAAGCTGGAAGACACATTAGAGAAATAGATGCCGATAATGCAACGTTCGAAATTTTGAATTACCAAGAATATGCGAAAGACAAAAACAATGTTTATTGGAGGGGAGTTAAAATCTCAAATGCAGACCCAGAGACTTTTAATGTAATAACGGATAATGGATATTCCAAAGACGAAAATAATGTCTACCTAGATAATGATATTGTGATTTTTGCCAATCCGAATACTTTCGAAGTAATGCAATGGCCATATTCGAAAGATGATAAAAGAATTTTTAATGGGAATTTACCGATGGAAGTCGATAATATCCAAGATTTTGAAATTACTAAAAGCGGAGGAGGAAAAAGCTCTTCCACTAAGGCATTCTTTATCGAGTGGAATGAAGAATATAAATGGCTCGATACTTTGAATATTAATGGAATTATTGTTGGTGAGAACGCAGAAGCGAAAACCAAAAACGAAAGATATAAAGGATATAAGAAAATTGAATAAAAAACTACACACAACAAAGCTGTTTATAAAAAATTGCTACTTTTAACATTATCAAAGTTAGTTGCTTTTTTGCCTACTGCTGAATTTCCTTCGGAAATTCTTCGCAGACAAAATCGCAACTTTCCATAAACAAAACACGTTAAACGAACCAACTACCCATACTGCACCTTCCTTATCACACGCATGGCTTCTTTATAATTAATATAAGTTGTTTTATCTTCTAAATTTTTAATGTAGTGCTTTGCTTTTTTCAAATGCTCTGCAACGTCTAAAAAACCGTGCAAATAACAAATTAAATAATTGGTTGGCAGTCTTAAAACATCTAAATATTCAGTTTTAGAAAGGGGTTTGTTTTCTTCTATTTTTTTAACAATGGCATTGCAATTATAATACATATGGTAGATAATTTCTGCATCGAATTTTGGGGGCTCAAAAAGAAATTCTTTAACTATATCGTGTTTGCCATTGTTCTTAAAATGGATAATTGTTTTCTCTAAAGGATAGTATTTTTCTTGCTTTTCTAAGCCTAAATAAATGTATTCTGTAACAATAAAAGAGTTGCTGTTATAACTAATTTGAACATCGTCTAAAGCAGAGAAAAAGAGTTTTACTTGTTCGTTTATCAACTCTATATCTACTCTAGAGAAAAATTCTTTACCATTTATAATTTTACTTTCTCCAGCCCAACACAACACAAATTGCTCGTTAAAAACTTTGTATTGTGGGTTGTATGTTGGCTTGTGGTTGTTTATAAAATCGAACACACCATTTAACGTTTGCTCTAAATTGTTACTGGCATTCTTTTCAATGGCATTTACAATCTCTTGGTTGGTATTTCTAAGTTCGAAATTATCGCCTAAAAATGGCATGGAATTGCTACCTCTTCTATAAAAAATAGTGTTTTTCTTATATTTCCAAGCGTTTTTTAAAAGTGATGTTATTTTATTATTCGGATGAATGGTAACCAAACCCACCACTTTGTGCCTTGGCAAACGCGGAAAAGGCACATTTTCATATTCAATTTTTGGCGGATTTTTTAAGTAGGCATTTACCAAATTCTGAATTTTTGAATCGTCGAAAAAATCGACACCCAAAATTTTATTTTCTTCGTCTTCTACACCAATTACAATAAAAGAATTGTTATTTGGATTGGAGTTAGAAAGCGCGCAAACGTGTTTTAAAAACTTGGCTTTTCCTATTTTAGAATCGAAAGATAATTGTCGCTTTTTATCATAAAAACTATTCTCATCGTTATGAGAAAGTAAATTTTTAATCAATAAGCGTTTGTTAATCATTTTAATTGTAAAGATTTAATTCTTTTTGTAGATTTTCTCTTGCTTTTTCTTCAAACAAATTTTTATACTTCTCTGTAAAATATAACGTTTCTCTGTCTAAAAAACCTTGCAATACTTTTTTTCTTGCTGGTCTATATAAAAAATTAGGAAACATTTTATATTCTTTTCTTATCTTTTGAGTATATGCTTTATAAATTTCCCAATCTTTACCTAAAATCGCCAAATCGAAATCCAATAAAAAAGCGTTGTCTAGATCTTTATTAACAAGAATTTTATGTTTTTTAGTAGATAAAATTAATTTGTAAATTTTGTCTCTTTTCAATTCTTTAAGATTGAAATTTTTTAGCTTTTTTATGGCATATTTTGCACTCCTTTTTTCGTTTCTTTTAGAACGAGATTTGTAAATAATATCATGAAACCAAATCGCAAAAAGAAGCTCATCAAAATCAGTAATTGCTTCTTTATTTTCTTTGGCTAAATTTAGCATAAATTCGATATGATTTAAATTATGATAATGCCTGTTTTTTTCTGAGTAACGTTTTTTAATCTTTCTTCCAACAGCATTCAGTAAAATAAAATCCTGACAATATTTTTGCCCTAATTTTAACCAATTTTTATTTAGGTTTTCGATATTCATGTTTATGAATTTCTATTCGTTATTGTGGCACTTGCTTGTGCTGTTGGATAGACAACCAAATCTTCGATATTTACGTGATAGGGTCTTGTAACAACAAAGTAAATGATCTCTGCAATGTCTTTTGCCTGCAAGGCTTTATAACCTGTATAAACCGATTTTGCTTTCTCTGTATCTCCTTTAAAACGAACTTCCGAAAATTCTGTTTCTACGGCTCCAGGATGAATTGCAGAAACTCGAATATTGTGTTTATTTAAATCGATTCTCATTCCTTTATTTAAAGCATTTACAGCGTGTTTCGAGGCACAATATACATTGCCATTGGGGTACACTTCTTTACCTGCAATAGAACCAATGTTTACAATAAATCCGTTATTTCTTTCTACCATTTGTGGTATTATGGCTTTGGAAACATACAACAATCCTTTTACGTTACTATTTATCATGGCATCCCAATCGTCTATATTTCCATCTTGTATGGTCGATAAACCATGGGCGTTTCCGGCATTATTTATTAAAATATCTATGTGTAGAAAATCTTTTGGAAGGCTTTTAATCGCACTTTCGACTTCGTTTCTTTTAGAAACATCGAATTGTAAAGTGGTTACATCTGTAAGTTTGCTTAATTTATGTTGAAGTTCTTGTAAACGTTCTGCTCTTCTTCCACAAAGAATTAAACGAATATTATTTTTTGCAAAAAATTTTGCGGTTGCTTTTCCAATTCCTGAAGTTGCGCCTGTAATAAATGCTGTTGGTTTCATATTGTTCGTATTCTATAAAAAAGAAAACTATTTTTATGGGTTACTTTTTAATAAGTAAGATTCTTATTTTTATTAGGGATAACAGTTCTTTGATAAAAGTAAATAAATCAATTTTTAGAAACGGTACTTTCTTATTTAAATTTTCATTAAAATATAAACAAAGAAAAAACCGCTCTCCTCAGAGCGGTTTCTCTTTCAATTGATTATCGAGAGATAATCAACCAAAAATCAACTAACCAAACTTTATTTTTAATTCTTTTTAATCTTTGTTTTTCTTTCTATTTTAGTACGTTTTCTGTTACTGTTTCTTACAAAAGATTTTGTTTTTTTAGTGGCATTTGTACTCTTTAAATACTGTACAAATCCTCTTCCTTCAAAATCGTACGTTGTTTTAGAATCTACGTTATACAATCGTATTTTTCCATCATTTATAACGCTTAACTCGAACTCTTCTGTATCTCCACCATCATAATTAAGTGTTAAAATTTTTAGGTCTTCGTAACCTGTAACATCAAATACTTCATATGCGCCTACGTAACTCCAATTTATATTCGCAATTTGCGTGCCAAAGTTGTCTTGTGAACTATAAAATGTGGTGTTATTTTTAGGGGTAAATTGTAAGAAATTTTCGTCATCAAAAGCATTTGGAACGCCTCCATTTGTGGCAACTTTTTCCCAAGCTTCGTATTCTTGTAAAAAATATTCGATGTTTTCGTAAAATACTTTATCGTAATCGAACGTATTTGTTTGGTAACCTATTAAAAAATAAGTTACATCTTGTCTGTAATTATACAATCTAATTTCGTTGGCAGAAATTACAGTTACTTCAAAATCGTTTCTTCCATCTAAATCGTGATTCGTTTCTAACAAACCATTAAAAGTATCGTAAGTGCCTACATCTATTCCCAAACCATTTCCTGTAACTCCAATGTCTGTAATGTTGTTATTTGCATATAATGTTCCATTTAAAAAAGATAGTGTAAAGGCTTTAGATACATAAGGTACCTCTCCATTACCAATGGTTCTATGATAATCTACATACCATAAATCGTAGCCAGAAACAACGTCTTCTAAAAAAAATCTATCGTCTCTAAAATCGTCTTCTGTGGTACATGCGCTTAATAATACTCCTGTGATTATAATTGTAAAAAGTAGTTTTAAAGATTTCATAAGCTTTTGTTTTTATGGTTATGCTTATGAATATTCAAATTGCGTGCCAAAAATAAAACCGCTAAAAAATTAACGGTTTATATATTGATAATCAAATAGATATTTATTTTTGTTTTGCTGATGGAAAAAAGGAAGACTGTGTTTGTAGAATACCTGTTATTTTATAATAATGTACTTTATCTCCTTTTTTATAAGATAAAACAGCTTCGGTTTCTTTTAAATCGAATTTTGATTTTTCGATATTGGGTGGTGTGTTTTTTAGCTCTTTTGTAGGGTCTGCGTCTAAAACAAAGTCTCTTTTTTCTCTTGTTGAAGTACTAAAATGACCGATTAAAATGGTTTTATTTCCGTTTTTAGAAACTTCTACTTTTGTTTCTTTTTGCTGAAAGAATACAGAATCGAATTCAACTTCTGATGCATTTGAAATGTGTATTTCTAATTTTGTTCCACTTACTCCTGGTTGGCCACCAGTCCAATGATTATAAACTGCTTTTTCTATTTTAAAAGAAGGATTTTTAACAAATTTACTGCTTCCGCATTGAGAGAAGCCTAATATAATTGCAAATATAGATACGATTTTCATGATTTTCATTTTACTGTGTTTTATATAATATCTTCAAATCTAATGCCAAGGTAAACTATTCTTTGTTTTTTATGAAAGAAATTAGAATTTTAAGCAAAGGAAACTCATATAATTATTTCTTTTTGTTGCCATAAATACACAGATAAATAATTTAAAAAATTCGTGAATTCGTGGAAATTTTA
Coding sequences:
- a CDS encoding DKNYY domain-containing protein: MRIRTIHILILTILVVSCGEGYEKTNDNKWTWVLHSEAGRHIREIDADNATFEILNYQEYAKDKNNVYWRGVKISNADPETFNVITDNGYSKDENNVYLDNDIVIFANPNTFEVMQWPYSKDDKRIFNGNLPMEVDNIQDFEITKSGGGKSSSTKAFFIEWNEEYKWLDTLNINGIIVGENAEAKTKNERYKGYKKIE
- a CDS encoding ATP-binding protein; protein product: MINKRLLIKNLLSHNDENSFYDKKRQLSFDSKIGKAKFLKHVCALSNSNPNNNSFIVIGVEDEENKILGVDFFDDSKIQNLVNAYLKNPPKIEYENVPFPRLPRHKVVGLVTIHPNNKITSLLKNAWKYKKNTIFYRRGSNSMPFLGDNFELRNTNQEIVNAIEKNASNNLEQTLNGVFDFINNHKPTYNPQYKVFNEQFVLCWAGESKIINGKEFFSRVDIELINEQVKLFFSALDDVQISYNSNSFIVTEYIYLGLEKQEKYYPLEKTIIHFKNNGKHDIVKEFLFEPPKFDAEIIYHMYYNCNAIVKKIEENKPLSKTEYLDVLRLPTNYLICYLHGFLDVAEHLKKAKHYIKNLEDKTTYINYKEAMRVIRKVQYG
- a CDS encoding HD domain-containing protein; its protein translation is MNIENLNKNWLKLGQKYCQDFILLNAVGRKIKKRYSEKNRHYHNLNHIEFMLNLAKENKEAITDFDELLFAIWFHDIIYKSRSKRNEKRSAKYAIKKLKNFNLKELKRDKIYKLILSTKKHKILVNKDLDNAFLLDFDLAILGKDWEIYKAYTQKIRKEYKMFPNFLYRPARKKVLQGFLDRETLYFTEKYKNLFEEKARENLQKELNLYN
- a CDS encoding SDR family NAD(P)-dependent oxidoreductase — protein: MKPTAFITGATSGIGKATAKFFAKNNIRLILCGRRAERLQELQHKLSKLTDVTTLQFDVSKRNEVESAIKSLPKDFLHIDILINNAGNAHGLSTIQDGNIDDWDAMINSNVKGLLYVSKAIIPQMVERNNGFIVNIGSIAGKEVYPNGNVYCASKHAVNALNKGMRIDLNKHNIRVSAIHPGAVETEFSEVRFKGDTEKAKSVYTGYKALQAKDIAEIIYFVVTRPYHVNIEDLVVYPTAQASATITNRNS